A genomic window from Luteolibacter sp. LG18 includes:
- the sucC gene encoding ADP-forming succinate--CoA ligase subunit beta, with protein sequence MNIHEYQAKELFDRFQVPSPKGRVASTPEEAAAAAREFAGAQLVIKAQVHAGGRGKGHFKNGFQGGVHLIESPEQAAEFAGKMLNETLVTVQTGEAGRLVRKVMVAEAVDITHEYYLAILMDRATSRPVIVVSTEGGMSIEDVAHNTPEKIVRQFVHPVLGLQAYEVRKLSAALGLSGDIAKQFAKLLSSLYKLFISCDCAMVEINPLVTTPDGRVLALDAKFGFDDNALYRHPDIVAMRDKEEEDPREVAASEYDLNYIGLDGNIACLVNGAGLAMATMDIIKHYGGEPANFLDVGGGASKEQVTAAFKIILADPNVKGILINIFGGIMDCNVIAEGVIAAAKETGLPIPLVVRLEGNNVEKGKETLAASGLNIVSADTMADGAQKIVAAVG encoded by the coding sequence ATGAACATCCACGAGTACCAGGCGAAAGAACTTTTCGACCGTTTCCAAGTTCCCAGCCCGAAGGGCCGGGTGGCATCCACTCCCGAGGAAGCGGCCGCCGCCGCCCGGGAATTCGCGGGCGCTCAGCTCGTCATCAAGGCCCAGGTCCACGCCGGTGGCCGCGGCAAGGGTCACTTCAAGAACGGCTTCCAGGGTGGCGTCCACCTCATCGAGTCGCCGGAGCAGGCCGCGGAGTTCGCTGGCAAGATGCTCAATGAAACGCTCGTCACCGTGCAGACCGGCGAGGCCGGCCGCCTGGTGCGGAAGGTGATGGTGGCCGAGGCCGTCGACATCACCCATGAATACTACCTCGCGATCCTGATGGACCGCGCCACCTCCCGCCCGGTGATCGTGGTGTCCACCGAAGGTGGCATGAGCATCGAGGATGTGGCCCACAACACCCCGGAAAAGATCGTCCGCCAGTTCGTCCACCCGGTGCTCGGCCTCCAGGCCTACGAGGTCCGCAAGCTCTCCGCCGCGCTCGGCCTTTCCGGCGACATCGCGAAGCAGTTCGCCAAGCTCCTCTCCAGCCTCTACAAGCTCTTCATCTCCTGTGACTGCGCGATGGTGGAGATCAACCCGCTGGTCACCACCCCGGACGGCCGCGTGCTGGCCCTCGACGCCAAGTTCGGCTTCGATGACAACGCCCTCTACCGCCACCCGGACATCGTCGCCATGCGCGACAAGGAAGAGGAAGACCCGCGCGAGGTCGCTGCTTCCGAGTATGACCTCAACTACATCGGCCTGGACGGCAACATCGCCTGCCTCGTGAACGGCGCGGGCCTCGCGATGGCCACCATGGACATCATCAAGCACTACGGCGGCGAGCCGGCCAACTTCCTCGACGTGGGCGGTGGCGCTTCCAAGGAACAGGTCACCGCGGCCTTCAAGATCATCCTGGCCGACCCGAACGTGAAGGGCATCCTGATCAACATCTTCGGCGGCATCATGGACTGCAACGTCATCGCCGAGGGCGTGATCGCCGCGGCCAAGGAAACCGGCCTGCCGATCCCGCTCGTGGTCCGTCTCGAAGGCAACAACGTCGAGAAGGGCAAGGAAACCCTCGCCGCCAGCGGCCTGAACATCGTCTCCGCGGACACCATGGCGGACGGCGCCCAGAAGATCGTCGCGGCAGTGGGCTGA
- the sucD gene encoding succinate--CoA ligase subunit alpha, giving the protein MSILVDENTKLLVQGITGSFGARHASLSLAYGTKLVAGVTPGKGGQKFEDTVPIFDTVSQAVNETGATASAIFVPPPFAADAILEAADAGVELIVAITEGIPVMDMMRVKDALRGSKSRLIGPNCPGLVTPGRGEKSHGGCRIGIAPGYIHKRGNVGVVSRSGTLTYEAVWQLTQLGYGQSTCVGIGGDPINGTNHLDVLEMFNNDPETEAIIMIGEIGGSAEVDAARWAKENCKKPIAGFIAGATAPPGRRMGHAGAIVGGEEDTAQAKKRILAECGIAVAETPSDMAKTLLERWGK; this is encoded by the coding sequence ATGTCCATTCTCGTTGACGAAAACACCAAGCTCCTTGTCCAGGGGATCACCGGCAGCTTCGGCGCGCGCCACGCGTCGCTCTCGCTCGCCTACGGCACCAAGCTCGTGGCCGGCGTGACGCCGGGCAAGGGCGGCCAGAAGTTCGAGGACACCGTGCCGATCTTCGACACCGTCTCCCAGGCCGTGAATGAAACCGGCGCCACCGCGTCCGCCATCTTCGTGCCGCCGCCATTCGCCGCCGACGCCATCCTCGAAGCCGCCGACGCCGGCGTGGAGCTCATCGTCGCCATCACCGAGGGTATCCCGGTGATGGACATGATGCGCGTGAAGGACGCCCTCCGCGGCTCGAAGTCCCGCCTCATCGGCCCGAACTGCCCCGGACTCGTGACTCCCGGCCGCGGCGAGAAGTCCCACGGCGGCTGCCGCATCGGCATCGCTCCGGGCTATATCCACAAGCGCGGCAACGTCGGCGTGGTCTCCCGCTCCGGCACCCTCACCTATGAAGCCGTGTGGCAGCTCACCCAGCTCGGCTACGGCCAGAGCACCTGCGTCGGCATCGGTGGCGACCCGATCAACGGCACCAACCACCTCGACGTGCTCGAGATGTTCAACAACGACCCGGAAACCGAAGCCATCATCATGATCGGCGAAATCGGTGGCTCGGCCGAAGTGGACGCCGCCCGCTGGGCCAAGGAGAATTGCAAGAAGCCGATCGCCGGCTTCATCGCCGGTGCCACCGCACCTCCAGGACGCCGCATGGGCCACGCCGGTGCGATCGTCGGCGGTGAGGAAGACACCGCCCAGGCCAAGAAGCGCATCCTCGCCGAGTGCGGCATCGCCGTCGCCGAAACCCCGAGCGACATGGCGAAGACCCTGCTCGAGCGCTGGGGCAAGTAA